Within Microbacterium proteolyticum, the genomic segment TGGGTCAGCGCCACTCTCCCGGTGTGGCAGGAGTTGGCCGAACCGGTGGCCACGAGCATCGCGGACGCGCTCACCGACGCGCTCGGGCAGCAGGCCCCCGACGACATGCAGGATCTGATCGCGGGAGCCGGGCGGCTCATGCGGACCGTCGGCGGCTCGCTCTTCGCAACCCAGCTCGGCCACGTCGTCGGTCGCCTGTCGACGGAGGTCGTGGGCGGCGGCGACGTCGGCATCCCCGTGATGCCCGACGGCGATGCGGCGATCCTTCCGCAGAACTTCGCGGACTTCGGGCGCGACCTCGAGATCCCCGACGACCAGCTGGCGCTGTACCTCGCGACGCGCGAACTCGCGCACGCCCGCCTGTTCCGTCACGCCCGCTGGCTCCGCCTGCACGTCATCTCGCAGGTGCGGGAATTCGCCCACGGCATCCGCGTCGACACCGATGGACTGGAAGAGCTCGCGTCGCGCTTCGACCCGTCGCAGCCCGACGAGCTGCGCAGCGCACTCGAGAGCGGCGCCCTCCTGCCGCAGCGGTCGGAGGAGCAGACCGCTGCGCTCACGCGTCTCGAGAACCTCCTGGCCACGATCGAAGGATGGGTCGACGTCGTCACCGACGACGCCACGTCGCGTCTCCCCTCCGCCGCCCGCATCGCCGAGGCCGTGCGCCGTCGCCGCGCCGTCGGCGGTCCCGCCGAGCAGGCGCTGGGTTCGCTCGTCGGGCTCGAGCTGCGCCCCCGTCGCATGCGCGAAGCCGCGGCGATGTGGCGAGCGGTGACCGACGCCGTCGGCGTCGCCGGGCGCGACGCGCTGTGGGACTACCCCGACCTCATGCCGACGGCGGAGGACATCGACGACCCCGCAGGTCTCGTGGCACGGCTCACGGCCGCGTCGCGCGGCGAGACGGCCCCCTCGGATGCCATGGACGACGCGCTCGCGCAGCTCATCGCCGAAGAGACGGCGGCCTCGTCCGGCACCGGCGACGAGGGCGACCCGGCCGCCGACGACGACGGCGAGGAGCCGACGCCCGGCGACCAGCGCCCGGTCTGAGGCCTCCTCCCCAGGGCCCCTGCGACGCCGGGGCCCTGGGGACAACGCCGCCGGCGTGCCGCACCCGCGCCATCATCGGGGCATGATCCGACTCGACCCCTCCGCTCCCCCGCTCTGGCGCCACGACGGCGCCGTGCAGTTCGGTTCTCCCGCGCGGGCCCACCTGGCGCACCGCCACCGATGGACCGATCCCGCCCTCACCGCGCTCGAGTCCGGCACGTCGCGGGCGGCGCTTCGGGCGCTGATCCGTGTGCACGGCGGTCGCGACCGCGACGCCGACGACCTGGTGTCGCAGCTCTCGCCGGCGCTCGTGCGACGACGGCGGACGCCGGCGATCGCGCTCCAGGTGGCCGACGACCTCCCCGCCGGGGCGGTGCGCGCCGTGCTGGCCGCCCTGCCCGCGCGAACACCCCGTGTGGACTGGGCAGGGCCCGCGACCCACCCCGCGCCCCCGGGCTCCCGGGTGCTGCTCCTCGCGGCGCACCGTGTCGACCCACGGCGGGCGGTCGACCTGATGCGCCACGACGTCGTGCACCTGCCGCTCGTGCTCGACGGCTCCGCCGCGACGGTCGGCCCCGTGATCGCCCCCGGCGCGACGGCATGCCTGAGTTGTCTGGATGCCACCCGTCGACAGGACGACCCCTCCTGGCCCCTCGTCGCCGCGCAGCTGCTCGCGCGCCCGAGACCCGCGATCGACGTGGCCCTCGCGGCCGAGGCGGCCCGCGCCGCACGCCATCTGCTCAGCGGTCGGATCGACCCCGTGACGCGCTCGCTGCACCTGCGCGTCGACTCGCTCCAGCGGGCCTGGCGAACGCATCGGCCGAGCGCAGACTGCCGCTGCCGATCTCTCGAAGGAACCGCGACGGCGTCCGCTCCGATCGTCCTCGCCCGCGCGACCAGCTCACCGACAGCGTTCGCGCGGCCCGCGTGACGCCGACGTAGGCCAGACGCCGTTCCTCGTCGACGGCCTCGAAGGTCTGCGCGTAGGAGATCGGCAGCAGACCCTCGCTGACCCCGACGAGGTGGACGTGATCCCATTCGAGGCCCTTGGCCGCGTGGAGCGTCGCGAGCGTCACCGTTCGCGTCGCCGGCTCGTGCTGATCCTTCGCGCGAGCCTGCAGGTCGTCGGTGAACGAGCGCAGGTCCGTCCCCTCGGGCGCCTCCTCGGCCAACCGCAGCAGCGCCGCGCGCGCCTCCCACGCGTCGCGGAGCGCTCCGCCCGCCGCGGGGGGCTCGTCGGTGAGCCCGACGCTGCGCAGCACGTCGCGGACGGTGGCGAGGAACCCGGTATCCAGAGGCGCGACCGACGCCGCTCGCAGAGCCATGAGCGCCTGGCGCACCTCGGGGAGGTCGAAGAACCTCCGGCCGCCGAGCACGGTCGCCGCCAGCGACTGCTTCGCCAGGGCGCTCAGCAGGACCGCCGACTGCGCGTGCGAACGGTAGAGCACAGCGATGTCGCGCGGATCGGTGCCGCCGCGGACGGCCGCGGCGATCGCCGCGGCGACCCCCTCCGCCTCGGCCTCCTCGTCGTCGAACGCGCGCACCGTGGGCACCGGCGCGTCCTGCGGTTCCGCGGCGACGAGTTCCAGGGCGCCCGGGCGGCCGCGCATGAGGTCATTCGCAACGGCGAGTACGGCGGCCGTCGATCGGTAGTTGCGCTCGAGCCGCACGACGCGCGCATCCTCGTGGGTGCGGTCGAACTCCAGCAGATACCGCGCGTCGGCACCGGTGAACGAATAGATCGTCTGGCTGGCGTCGCCGACCACGCAGAGGTCGCGCCGGTCGCCGAGCCAGAGTTCGAGCAGGCGGTTCTGCAGCGGCGACACGTCCTGGTACTCGTCCACCGTGAAGTGCCGGTACTGCTCCCGCACGGCCGCCGCCACCCGGGGCTCCGCCTCGATCATGCCCGCGCAGGTCAGCAGCACGTCTTCGAAGTCCATCTGCCGACGCTCGTCCTTGAGCTTCTCGTAGGCCCGCTGCAGCGCCACGACCTGATCGACGCCGAGGCGACCGACGCCACCGGGGCGCTCCGCCGCGTACTGCTCGATCGACCGCATCGTGACCTTCCGCCACTCGATCTCGCCGGCGACGTCGCGCAGGGTCGCGGTGTCGGGCGAGAGCCCGACGCCGTCGGCGGCGTGGGCGAGCATCCGGACCTTGTTGTCGATGATGCTCGGAGCCTGATCCCCCGCGAGCGTCGGCCAGAAGAAGTTCACCTGCGCCAGGGCGGCCGCGTGGAACGTGCGCGCCGAGACGCCCGTCACCCCGAGCGCCCGGAGTCGACCGCGCATCTCGCCCGCCGCCTTCGCCGTGAACGTCACCGCCATCACCCGCTGCGGCGAATACGCACCGGTGTCGACGCCGTGCGCGATGCGTCGCGTGATCACCCGGGTCTTGCCGGTGCCGGCGCCGGCCAGGACGCAGACCGGCCCCCGCAACGCGCGGGCCGCCTCGAGTTGATGGTCGTCGAGCCCGCTCAGCGGATCGACGCTCATTCGATCCCCCGGTACCACTCGTCGATGAGCCGGTGGGCGATGGATGCCGTTCCGGGCAGCTGCACCGCCGTCTCGCCGCGCAGTGCCGCACCGATCTCCGCCCGATCGAACCACCGCACCTCGACGATCTCCTCGCCGTCGGCGCGCGCTTCGTCGTCACGGATCGCGCGTGCGCGGAAGCCGAGCATGAGGGAGCGCGGATACGGCCACACCTGCGACCCGCGGTACCGGATCGCCTCGAGACGGACGCCCGACTCCTCCTCGACCTCCCGGCTCACCGTGGCCTCCAGCGACTCCCCCGCCTCGGCGAATCCGGCGAAGCACGAGTACCTGCTGCCGCCCCACGCCGCGTTCGCCCCCAACAGCACACGATCGGGGTCGTCGGCGGAGGCCACGAGCACGATGACGGCGGGGTCGGTGCGCGGGAAGTGCTCGCGACCGCAATTCGGGCAGTGCCGCGACCACCCCGCCTGTCGTAGCACCGTTCGCGTACCGCACGCGGGGCAGAAGGCCGCGTCGCGCAGCCAGCCGGCCAGTGCGACAGCCGTGCCGAGGATCTCCGCCTCATCGGCCGGCAGGTCACCGCCGACCGCGCGGAGCGGCGACCACCGGGCCGCGGCAGGTGCCTCGGCATCCGACTCGTCCTCCACGACCGCCAACAGCAGCGCCGCACCATCGGACGCCCGTCCGAGGAACGCCCACTCCCGGGCGGCGAGGACGGCCGGAACCCCGACGAGGACGAGCCGCTCGTCGG encodes:
- a CDS encoding zinc-dependent metalloprotease, with the translated sequence MADDDRNPEEEFQELMRRLMSGDTSGLDAAELSRLSGMQIDPAMMQAVMNQLQGAFANPQDGIDWSLAERQALHIANQDGLGVSAGERTDLDQAFSLAALWLGEATTISDLPRPPKAVTRGAWVSATLPVWQELAEPVATSIADALTDALGQQAPDDMQDLIAGAGRLMRTVGGSLFATQLGHVVGRLSTEVVGGGDVGIPVMPDGDAAILPQNFADFGRDLEIPDDQLALYLATRELAHARLFRHARWLRLHVISQVREFAHGIRVDTDGLEELASRFDPSQPDELRSALESGALLPQRSEEQTAALTRLENLLATIEGWVDVVTDDATSRLPSAARIAEAVRRRRAVGGPAEQALGSLVGLELRPRRMREAAAMWRAVTDAVGVAGRDALWDYPDLMPTAEDIDDPAGLVARLTAASRGETAPSDAMDDALAQLIAEETAASSGTGDEGDPAADDDGEEPTPGDQRPV
- a CDS encoding ATP-dependent helicase → MSVDPLSGLDDHQLEAARALRGPVCVLAGAGTGKTRVITRRIAHGVDTGAYSPQRVMAVTFTAKAAGEMRGRLRALGVTGVSARTFHAAALAQVNFFWPTLAGDQAPSIIDNKVRMLAHAADGVGLSPDTATLRDVAGEIEWRKVTMRSIEQYAAERPGGVGRLGVDQVVALQRAYEKLKDERRQMDFEDVLLTCAGMIEAEPRVAAAVREQYRHFTVDEYQDVSPLQNRLLELWLGDRRDLCVVGDASQTIYSFTGADARYLLEFDRTHEDARVVRLERNYRSTAAVLAVANDLMRGRPGALELVAAEPQDAPVPTVRAFDDEEAEAEGVAAAIAAAVRGGTDPRDIAVLYRSHAQSAVLLSALAKQSLAATVLGGRRFFDLPEVRQALMALRAASVAPLDTGFLATVRDVLRSVGLTDEPPAAGGALRDAWEARAALLRLAEEAPEGTDLRSFTDDLQARAKDQHEPATRTVTLATLHAAKGLEWDHVHLVGVSEGLLPISYAQTFEAVDEERRLAYVGVTRAARTLSVSWSRGRGRSERTPSRFLREIGSGSLRSADAFARPAGASRRAGAASASRGRSDR
- the nudC gene encoding NAD(+) diphosphatase; protein product: MPPSVPAVPGSWPGGALGRAGAERDVDDLLGALRAAPDTRVLAVRGDAAPVADERLVLVGVPAVLAAREWAFLGRASDGAALLLAVVEDESDAEAPAAARWSPLRAVGGDLPADEAEILGTAVALAGWLRDAAFCPACGTRTVLRQAGWSRHCPNCGREHFPRTDPAVIVLVASADDPDRVLLGANAAWGGSRYSCFAGFAEAGESLEATVSREVEEESGVRLEAIRYRGSQVWPYPRSLMLGFRARAIRDDEARADGEEIVEVRWFDRAEIGAALRGETAVQLPGTASIAHRLIDEWYRGIE